A DNA window from Drosophila sechellia strain sech25 chromosome X, ASM438219v1, whole genome shotgun sequence contains the following coding sequences:
- the LOC6619781 gene encoding uncharacterized protein LOC6619781 encodes MRSIILVLAFALAAVSALQLEEPVEQDASLQELAKQLGLELNLDFDLNLGFNLEDELPEEGIVDVDEFAILDRMLSLLIAESKALAKEIILLTERQLLKIFLWPIRELEKLAEDVERRALDAGECAINVTSSSANMVASTTLDFVGCARDAAVTSINLVLDTKKAVLQLTLDGYQLYQLRRECKSYKATSIRKKTCKAMFTAKGVMYVANGQASLRHLIRLRKSVPAVATDATSCTTKSTENAIHGFDELNAAIDACAANFK; translated from the exons ATGAGGAGTATTATTTTGGTGTTGGCATTTGCCTTGGCGGCT GTCTCAGCCTTGCAACTGGAGGAGCCGGTTGAACAGGATGCTTCTCTGCAGGAATTGGCCAAGCAGCTGGGTCTCGAACTGAACCTGGACTTCGACCTGAACCTGGGATTCAACTTAGAGGACGAGCTGCCCGAGGAGGGCATCGTGGATGTGGACGAGTTCGCCATCCTGGACCGCATGTTGAGCTTGCTCATCGCCGAATCGAAGGCTCTGGCCAAGGAGATCATCCTGCTGACGGAGCGCCAGCTGCTGAAAATCTTCCTATGGCCCATTAGGGAGCTGGAGAAGCTGGCGGAGGACGTGGAGAGGCGGGCATTGGACGCGGGCGAGTGTGCCATAAATGTGACCAGCAGTTCGGCCAATATGGTGGCGTCCACCACACTGGACTTCGTGGGCTGCGCACGCGATGCCGCTGTCACGTCGATCAATCTGGTGCTGGACACCAAGAAGGCGGTGCTCCAACTGACCCTCGATGGCTATCAGCTGTATCAGCTGAGAAGGGAATGCAAGAGCTACAAGGCCACCAGCATTCGAAAGAAGACATGCAAGGCCATGTTCACCGCCAAGGGCGTCATGTACGTCGCCAATGGACAGGCCTCGCTGCGCCACCTGATCAGACTGCGCAAGAGCGTTCCCGCCGTGGCCACCGATGCGACCAGCTGCACCACCAAGTCCACCGAGAACGCCATCCACGGATTCGACGAGCTCAACGCCGCCATCGATGCCTGTGCCGCCAATTTTAAGTGA
- the LOC6619779 gene encoding E3 ubiquitin-protein ligase TRIM33 isoform X2 gives MTTVEEPVQAVDTVDPCPPGIPHLKTVLSDDASNSSMLEDIDVSNTSSSSSSSSSSSSSSGSCSGSGTDTDTGKGSSNVGSLDVTSSSSIGSETSISSTGSTAIAGPSALLDDSNSSGLGLVVDVDSNGSSQELSSHGVTELDSLEDSCSGLMIKDGDKLCKLCSLRLVMPRILSCLHVFCEDCLQSVVSKDTMAASSPNSCSSSSFDGSEHHHRLSALLIECPVCKQETPLGPKGIKALPCDYIVTNILDLSNLESEHIVCTSCKSKEEAISRCNDCANFLCNGCDNAHKYMRCFENHHVVRIEDLTKNVHDKLIIHKPVFCRQHVSENLKYYCFTCQVPTCNDCLLSDHKGSDHHYETATVAEQAVRADLEETLSDTLKKADYCNDAGSNLGSALTELQSQHDTVRQQIEDAYKSYKRILESIKDQMLNELGRLHSDRELKIMDLMQSMENTMGKLQHAAQFGQRAVEKANSIEFLLLKPIISAQCLNLMEQTPKCDVNYQLQFDSKPEMFEQFAREMFGKFQTDHIDSSPKKLGMTQQLQQQQQQQVQQQQHQHQHQVQQQQQHQQQQQQQQQQQQQQQQQQQQQQQQVQHQQQQQKLQLQQQQQHQHNSNNLIVGHRGSSSVQGRLTSAVFSPISLPSSLQSSFDGDTNSVMTNFSMMDSPPQPSSQQQLPSAQQQSQQQQQQQQQQAAVVLQQVQQQVQQQQKHQQHQVQQQQQQQGLHQPTSAQSMPQQLGQLVAPQGIVQQAGHVNLNAGPGPNISINGLGAGGPPPSFSMLEYNISRLASLTETMPDTLNDALAVGGGAAGPVPNVVAQVPGGSAVTGGAVVGASHAHQQQSQAVMPASAVTPTQPITLADILSGDQRALNNLQALAKLGLNNNDFCMPPATSPSLQSLNPIVGGVEDMGLNNFHAVAAPGTTSVVTGRNKATPMQIRCKFGSLGTAKGQFNSPHGFCLGVDEEIIVADTNNHRIEVFDKMGALKFQFGVAGKEEGQLWYPRKVAVMHNNGKFVVCDRGNERSRMQIFSKCGHFMRKIAIRYIDIVAGLAVTAKGHIVAVDSVSPTVFVISEEGELVRWFDCSDYMREPSDIAIRDNDFYVCDFKGHCVAVFQDDGTFLYRIGNEKVTCFPNGIDISNAGDVLIGDSHGNRFHVACYSREGALQSEFECPHVKVSRCCGLKITSEGYVVTLAKNNHHVLVLNTLYVH, from the exons ATGACTACTGTGGAGGAGCCTGTCCAGGCGGTTGATACGGTCGATCCGTGTCCTCCGGGGATTCCCCATCTGAAAACCGTTCTCAGCGACGATGCCTCGAACTCATCGATGCTGGAGGACATCGATGTGAGCAACACGAGCAGCAGTAGCTCCAGTTCtagcagctccagctccagctctgGTTCCTGCTCTGGATCGGGCACCGATACGGACACCGGCAAGGGCAGCAGTAATGTCGGCAGTCTGGATGTGACCAGCTCTTCGAGCATTGGCTCGGAGACCTCCATCTCATCGACGGGCTCCACAGCCATTGCAGGACCATCCGCTTTGCTAGACGATTCGAACTCATCCGGACTGGGCCTGGTGGTGGATGTGGATAGCAACGGGAGCAGCCAGGAGCTAAGCAGCCACGGCGTCACCGAGCTGGACTCGCTGGAGGACTCGTGCAGCGGCCTAATGATCAAGGATGGGGATAAGCTATGCAAGCTGTGCAG CTTACGCCTCGTGATGCCGCGCATCTTGTCTTGCCTGCACGTATTCTGTGAGGACTGCCTGCAGTCAGTGGTATCGAAGGACACGATGGCGGCCAGCTCGCCCAACAGCTGCTCCTCGTCTTCGTTCGATGGCAGTGAGCACCACCACCGTCTGTCCGCTCTGCTCATCGAATGCCCCGTGTGCAAGCAGGAGACACCGCTGGGACCCAAGGGGATCAAGGCACTACCCTGCGACTATATCGTGACCAATATACTGGACCTCTCCAATTTGGAGTCCGAGCACATTGTGTGCACGTCGTGTAAGAGCAAAGAGGAGGCCATTTCGCGTTGCAACGACTGCGCCAACTTTCTGTGCAATGGCTGCGATAACGCCCATAAGTATATGCGTTGCTTCGAAAATCACCATGTTGTGCGCATCGAGGATCTAACCAAGAACGTCCACGACAAGCTGATCATCCATAAGCCAGTGTTCTGCCGCCAGCACGTAAGCGAGAATCTCAAGTACTATTGCTTCACCTGCCAGGTGCCCACGTGCAATGATTGCCTGCTGAGCGATCACAAGGGCAGCGACCATCATTATGAGACGGCTACGGTGGCGGAGCAGGCGGTGCGAGCCGATCTCGAGGAAACTCTGAGTGATACGCTCAAGAAGGCCGACTACTGCAACGATGCGGGTAGCAATCTGGGCAGTGCCCTCACCGAACTCCAGTCACAGCACGATACTGTGCGGCAGCAAATCGAGGATGCCTACAAGTCCTACAAGCGTATACTAGAATCGATCAAGGATCAGATGCTTAACGAGCTGGGACGCCTGCACTCGGATCGCGAGCTAAAGATCATGGATCTGATGCAGAGCATGGAAAACACGATGGGAAAGCTGCAGCACGCTGCCCAGTTCGGCCAGCGGGCTGTCGAAAAGGCCAATTCCATTGAGTTTCTCCTGCTGAAGCCCATCATCAGTGCCCAGTGCTTGAATCTCATGGAGCAGACGCCCAAGTGCGATGTCAACTATCAGCTGCAGTTTGACTCGAAGCCAGAGATGTTCGAGCAATTCGCCAGGGAGATGTTTGGCAAATTTCAAACGGATCACATTGACTCTAGTCCCAAGAAGCTGGGCATGACccagcagctgcaacagcaacagcagcagcaggtgcaacagcaacaacatcagcaccagcaccaggtgcaacagcaacagcagcatcagcagcagcagcagcagcaacagcaacaacaacaacaacagcaacaacaacaacaacaacaacaacaacaggtgcagcaccaacagcagcagcaaaagcttcagttgcagcaacaacagcagcatcaacacAACTCGAACAATTTGATTGTCGGCCATCGGGGCAGCTCCTCTGTCCAAGGGCGCCTGACCTCAGCTGTATTCAGCCCCATCTCGCTGCCCTCCTCGCTGCAGAGTTCCTTCGATGGCGACACCAACTCGGTGATGACCAATTTCTCCATGATGGACTCGCCGCCGCAGCCATCATCGCAACAGCAATTGCCATCTGCCCAGCAGCAgtctcagcagcagcagcaacagcagcagcaacaggcggCGGTGGTGCTGCAGCAGGTGCAACAGCaggtgcaacagcagcagaagcaccagcaacaccaagtgcagcagcagcaacagcaacagggGCTGCACCAGCCAACATCGGCCCAGTCCATGCCGCAGCAGTTGGGGCAGCTCGTTGCACCGCAGGGAATTGTCCAGCAGGCTGGACATGTCAATCTCAACGCTGGTCCCGGCCCGAATATATCCATCAATGGCCTGGGCGCCGGTGGTCCGCCACCTAGTTTTAGCATGCTGGAGTACAACATCTCACGACTGGCCAGCTTGACGGAAACAATGCCAGATACCCTCAACGATGCACTGGCTgttggaggaggagcagccggACCCGTTCCGAATGTTGTGGCCCAAGTGCCGGGTGGTTCGGCCGTGACTGGTGGAGCCGTTGTGGGAGCATCGCATGCGCATCAACAGCAATCGCAGGCCGTAATGCCGGCATCGGCGGTCACTCCCACGCAGCCAATTACCTTGGCTGACATCCTATCGGGCGACCAGCGGGCGCTTAACAATCTCCAGGCGCTGGCCAAGCTGGGACTCAACAACAATG ATTTCTGCATGCCACCGGCCACATCGCCCAGCCTGCAGTCCCTCAATCCAATCGTTGGTGGCGTGGAGGATATGGGACTCAATAACTTCCATGCCGTGGCTGCGCCGGGCACCACCAGTGTGGTCACCGGCCGGAACAAGGCCACTCCGATGCAGATCCGTTGCAAATTCGGTTCACTGGGCACCGCCAAGGGCCAGTTTAATTCACCCCATGGATTTTGCCTGGGCGTCGACGAGGAGATCATCGTGGCGGACACGAACAACCATCGCATCGAGGTCTTCGACAAGATGGGTGCCCTTAAGTTCCAGTTCGGTGTGGCCGGCAAGGAGGAGGGCCAGCTCTGGTATCCGCGCAAGGTGGCCGTGATGCATAACAATGGCAAATTTGTGGTCTGCGATCGTGGAAACGAGCGTTCTCGCATGCAAATCTTCTCCAAGTGCGGACACTTTATGCGCAAGATAGCTATCag ATACATTGATATCGTTGCTGGCTTGGCTGTCACAGCAAAGGGTCACATCGTGGCTGTGGATAGCGTGTCGCCCACCGTCTTTGTGATCTCCGAGGAGGGCGAATTGGTACGCTGGTTCGACTGCAGCGACTATATGCGCGAGCCCTCCGACATCGCCATACGAG ACAACGACTTCTACGTGTGCGACTTCAAAGGCCATTGCGTGGCCGTTTTCCAGGACGACGGCACATTCCTCTATCGCATTGGCAACGAGAAGGTCACTTGCTTCCCCAATGGCATTGATATATCGAATGCCGGGGACGTGCTCATCGGCGACTCGCACGGCAATCGCTTCCACGTCGCCTGCTACTCGCGCGAGGGCGCCCTTCAGTCCGAGTTCGAGTGTCCACATGTAAAG GTTTCCCGCTGCTGCGGACTAAAAATCACATCCGAGGGCTATGTGGTTACGCTGGCAAAGAACAATCATCATGTTCTAGTCCTGAACACCCTCTATGTTCACTGA
- the LOC6619779 gene encoding E3 ubiquitin-protein ligase TRIM33 isoform X1, with the protein MTTVEEPVQAVDTVDPCPPGIPHLKTVLSDDASNSSMLEDIDVSNTSSSSSSSSSSSSSSGSCSGSGTDTDTGKGSSNVGSLDVTSSSSIGSETSISSTGSTAIAGPSALLDDSNSSGLGLVVDVDSNGSSQELSSHGVTELDSLEDSCSGLMIKDGDKLCKLCSLRLVMPRILSCLHVFCEDCLQSVVSKDTMAASSPNSCSSSSFDGSEHHHRLSALLIECPVCKQETPLGPKGIKALPCDYIVTNILDLSNLESEHIVCTSCKSKEEAISRCNDCANFLCNGCDNAHKYMRCFENHHVVRIEDLTKNVHDKLIIHKPVFCRQHVSENLKYYCFTCQVPTCNDCLLSDHKGSDHHYETATVAEQAVRADLEETLSDTLKKADYCNDAGSNLGSALTELQSQHDTVRQQIEDAYKSYKRILESIKDQMLNELGRLHSDRELKIMDLMQSMENTMGKLQHAAQFGQRAVEKANSIEFLLLKPIISAQCLNLMEQTPKCDVNYQLQFDSKPEMFEQFAREMFGKFQTDHIDSSPKKLGMTQQLQQQQQQQVQQQQHQHQHQVQQQQQHQQQQQQQQQQQQQQQQQQQQQQQQVQHQQQQQKLQLQQQQQHQHNSNNLIVGHRGSSSVQGRLTSAVFSPISLPSSLQSSFDGDTNSVMTNFSMMDSPPQPSSQQQLPSAQQQSQQQQQQQQQQAAVVLQQVQQQVQQQQKHQQHQVQQQQQQQGLHQPTSAQSMPQQLGQLVAPQGIVQQAGHVNLNAGPGPNISINGLGAGGPPPSFSMLEYNISRLASLTETMPDTLNDALAVGGGAAGPVPNVVAQVPGGSAVTGGAVVGASHAHQQQSQAVMPASAVTPTQPITLADILSGDQRALNNLQALAKLGLNNNDDGLLLDGSSTEIDFLSDFCMPPATSPSLQSLNPIVGGVEDMGLNNFHAVAAPGTTSVVTGRNKATPMQIRCKFGSLGTAKGQFNSPHGFCLGVDEEIIVADTNNHRIEVFDKMGALKFQFGVAGKEEGQLWYPRKVAVMHNNGKFVVCDRGNERSRMQIFSKCGHFMRKIAIRYIDIVAGLAVTAKGHIVAVDSVSPTVFVISEEGELVRWFDCSDYMREPSDIAIRDNDFYVCDFKGHCVAVFQDDGTFLYRIGNEKVTCFPNGIDISNAGDVLIGDSHGNRFHVACYSREGALQSEFECPHVKVSRCCGLKITSEGYVVTLAKNNHHVLVLNTLYVH; encoded by the exons ATGACTACTGTGGAGGAGCCTGTCCAGGCGGTTGATACGGTCGATCCGTGTCCTCCGGGGATTCCCCATCTGAAAACCGTTCTCAGCGACGATGCCTCGAACTCATCGATGCTGGAGGACATCGATGTGAGCAACACGAGCAGCAGTAGCTCCAGTTCtagcagctccagctccagctctgGTTCCTGCTCTGGATCGGGCACCGATACGGACACCGGCAAGGGCAGCAGTAATGTCGGCAGTCTGGATGTGACCAGCTCTTCGAGCATTGGCTCGGAGACCTCCATCTCATCGACGGGCTCCACAGCCATTGCAGGACCATCCGCTTTGCTAGACGATTCGAACTCATCCGGACTGGGCCTGGTGGTGGATGTGGATAGCAACGGGAGCAGCCAGGAGCTAAGCAGCCACGGCGTCACCGAGCTGGACTCGCTGGAGGACTCGTGCAGCGGCCTAATGATCAAGGATGGGGATAAGCTATGCAAGCTGTGCAG CTTACGCCTCGTGATGCCGCGCATCTTGTCTTGCCTGCACGTATTCTGTGAGGACTGCCTGCAGTCAGTGGTATCGAAGGACACGATGGCGGCCAGCTCGCCCAACAGCTGCTCCTCGTCTTCGTTCGATGGCAGTGAGCACCACCACCGTCTGTCCGCTCTGCTCATCGAATGCCCCGTGTGCAAGCAGGAGACACCGCTGGGACCCAAGGGGATCAAGGCACTACCCTGCGACTATATCGTGACCAATATACTGGACCTCTCCAATTTGGAGTCCGAGCACATTGTGTGCACGTCGTGTAAGAGCAAAGAGGAGGCCATTTCGCGTTGCAACGACTGCGCCAACTTTCTGTGCAATGGCTGCGATAACGCCCATAAGTATATGCGTTGCTTCGAAAATCACCATGTTGTGCGCATCGAGGATCTAACCAAGAACGTCCACGACAAGCTGATCATCCATAAGCCAGTGTTCTGCCGCCAGCACGTAAGCGAGAATCTCAAGTACTATTGCTTCACCTGCCAGGTGCCCACGTGCAATGATTGCCTGCTGAGCGATCACAAGGGCAGCGACCATCATTATGAGACGGCTACGGTGGCGGAGCAGGCGGTGCGAGCCGATCTCGAGGAAACTCTGAGTGATACGCTCAAGAAGGCCGACTACTGCAACGATGCGGGTAGCAATCTGGGCAGTGCCCTCACCGAACTCCAGTCACAGCACGATACTGTGCGGCAGCAAATCGAGGATGCCTACAAGTCCTACAAGCGTATACTAGAATCGATCAAGGATCAGATGCTTAACGAGCTGGGACGCCTGCACTCGGATCGCGAGCTAAAGATCATGGATCTGATGCAGAGCATGGAAAACACGATGGGAAAGCTGCAGCACGCTGCCCAGTTCGGCCAGCGGGCTGTCGAAAAGGCCAATTCCATTGAGTTTCTCCTGCTGAAGCCCATCATCAGTGCCCAGTGCTTGAATCTCATGGAGCAGACGCCCAAGTGCGATGTCAACTATCAGCTGCAGTTTGACTCGAAGCCAGAGATGTTCGAGCAATTCGCCAGGGAGATGTTTGGCAAATTTCAAACGGATCACATTGACTCTAGTCCCAAGAAGCTGGGCATGACccagcagctgcaacagcaacagcagcagcaggtgcaacagcaacaacatcagcaccagcaccaggtgcaacagcaacagcagcatcagcagcagcagcagcagcaacagcaacaacaacaacaacagcaacaacaacaacaacaacaacaacaacaggtgcagcaccaacagcagcagcaaaagcttcagttgcagcaacaacagcagcatcaacacAACTCGAACAATTTGATTGTCGGCCATCGGGGCAGCTCCTCTGTCCAAGGGCGCCTGACCTCAGCTGTATTCAGCCCCATCTCGCTGCCCTCCTCGCTGCAGAGTTCCTTCGATGGCGACACCAACTCGGTGATGACCAATTTCTCCATGATGGACTCGCCGCCGCAGCCATCATCGCAACAGCAATTGCCATCTGCCCAGCAGCAgtctcagcagcagcagcaacagcagcagcaacaggcggCGGTGGTGCTGCAGCAGGTGCAACAGCaggtgcaacagcagcagaagcaccagcaacaccaagtgcagcagcagcaacagcaacagggGCTGCACCAGCCAACATCGGCCCAGTCCATGCCGCAGCAGTTGGGGCAGCTCGTTGCACCGCAGGGAATTGTCCAGCAGGCTGGACATGTCAATCTCAACGCTGGTCCCGGCCCGAATATATCCATCAATGGCCTGGGCGCCGGTGGTCCGCCACCTAGTTTTAGCATGCTGGAGTACAACATCTCACGACTGGCCAGCTTGACGGAAACAATGCCAGATACCCTCAACGATGCACTGGCTgttggaggaggagcagccggACCCGTTCCGAATGTTGTGGCCCAAGTGCCGGGTGGTTCGGCCGTGACTGGTGGAGCCGTTGTGGGAGCATCGCATGCGCATCAACAGCAATCGCAGGCCGTAATGCCGGCATCGGCGGTCACTCCCACGCAGCCAATTACCTTGGCTGACATCCTATCGGGCGACCAGCGGGCGCTTAACAATCTCCAGGCGCTGGCCAAGCTGGGACTCAACAACAATG ATGATGGGCTTTTGTTAGACGGATCCTCAAcggaaattgattttttatcAGATTTCTGCATGCCACCGGCCACATCGCCCAGCCTGCAGTCCCTCAATCCAATCGTTGGTGGCGTGGAGGATATGGGACTCAATAACTTCCATGCCGTGGCTGCGCCGGGCACCACCAGTGTGGTCACCGGCCGGAACAAGGCCACTCCGATGCAGATCCGTTGCAAATTCGGTTCACTGGGCACCGCCAAGGGCCAGTTTAATTCACCCCATGGATTTTGCCTGGGCGTCGACGAGGAGATCATCGTGGCGGACACGAACAACCATCGCATCGAGGTCTTCGACAAGATGGGTGCCCTTAAGTTCCAGTTCGGTGTGGCCGGCAAGGAGGAGGGCCAGCTCTGGTATCCGCGCAAGGTGGCCGTGATGCATAACAATGGCAAATTTGTGGTCTGCGATCGTGGAAACGAGCGTTCTCGCATGCAAATCTTCTCCAAGTGCGGACACTTTATGCGCAAGATAGCTATCag ATACATTGATATCGTTGCTGGCTTGGCTGTCACAGCAAAGGGTCACATCGTGGCTGTGGATAGCGTGTCGCCCACCGTCTTTGTGATCTCCGAGGAGGGCGAATTGGTACGCTGGTTCGACTGCAGCGACTATATGCGCGAGCCCTCCGACATCGCCATACGAG ACAACGACTTCTACGTGTGCGACTTCAAAGGCCATTGCGTGGCCGTTTTCCAGGACGACGGCACATTCCTCTATCGCATTGGCAACGAGAAGGTCACTTGCTTCCCCAATGGCATTGATATATCGAATGCCGGGGACGTGCTCATCGGCGACTCGCACGGCAATCGCTTCCACGTCGCCTGCTACTCGCGCGAGGGCGCCCTTCAGTCCGAGTTCGAGTGTCCACATGTAAAG GTTTCCCGCTGCTGCGGACTAAAAATCACATCCGAGGGCTATGTGGTTACGCTGGCAAAGAACAATCATCATGTTCTAGTCCTGAACACCCTCTATGTTCACTGA
- the LOC116802288 gene encoding uncharacterized protein LOC116802288, translating into MAGSSSINALLAEQIRLGEEIQSLIRNYKKDSAQRKSKLGYFEGRLFKLQHLWNAFTDGQNTIKTRNEKTQMEHTYFKSNFFEKIKTLVVSYIGEFIQKLPTIENDTENVHELEKDTKHVPASPQNSDAEFDSKLKEQRQSMDRIEEIIKNLERVTRNGINPIILPYLTLMKKMHAEMNQIDM; encoded by the coding sequence ATGGCCGGATCGTCGAGCATTAATGCGCTGTTGGCCGAGCAAATAAGGTTGGGCGAGGAAATTCAGAGCCTCATTCGCAATTATAAAAAGGATTCGGCTCAACGGAAATCTAAACTTGGATATTTTGAAGGGCGACTATTCAAATTGCAACATTTGTGGAATGCATTTACCGATGGGCAAAATACTATTAAAACTCGCAACGAAAAGACGCAAATGgaacatacatattttaaaagcaacttctttgaaaaaataaagacTTTGGTAGTTTCATATATAGGAGAATTCATTCAGAAACTGCCCACAATAGAAAATGATACCGAAAACGTGCACGAATTGGAAAAGGATACTAAACACGTGCCCGCATCGCCGCAGAATTCTGACGCTGAGTTCGATTCTAAACTTAAAGAGCAGCGGCAATCTATGGACAGAATTgaggaaattataaaaaatttggAACGCGTGACAAGGAATGGGATTAACCCGATCATTTTACCCTATTTAACACTAAtgaaaaaaatgcatgcgGAAATGAATCAAATAGACATGTAA
- the LOC6619778 gene encoding zinc finger protein ZPR1: MSTVSAANSNNDTSPSESAGNVRPEPIFREINAEQTDEIVEIESACMNCFETGVTRLLPTKIPFFREVVLMSFKCDHCGHINNEMQSASEIQKSGIRIELVVQSVADLNRRVVRSDNSSISIPEVELEIPVQSQKGEVTTVEGIIERTIAGLSQDQEKRRIDHPETAASIERYIERLHRLKEVTTPFHLLLEDISGNSFVENPLAPVADPQLKTSYFTRSQQQNEQLGLYEQNHEDQHLLKPIAEDSWPIENLHGEVLQFPTNCPTCQAPCETNMKLTNIPHFKEVVIMATVCGACGHKTNEVKSGGGVEAQGVRFRVQIASKEDLTRDVLKSETCSLSIPELDLEVGPHALCGRFTTVEGLLVAMRDQLDGTLFHDSADVATKQQMQRFLDTFEDVMNLKRVITLVLEDPAGNTYVQSLSDDDSEPDDKLTVERYDRSYEDNEDLGLNDMKTEGYEQKT, from the exons ATGTCCACCGTGAGCGCCGCCAACAGTAACAATGACACCAGTCCGTCGGAGAGCGCGGGGAACGTTCGGCCGGAGCCCATTTTCCGGGAGATCAATGCGGAGCAGACCGACGAGATTGTGGAGATCGAGTCCGCCTGCATGAACTGCTTCGAAACGGGAGTCACTCGGCTGCTGCCCACCAAGATACCCTTTTTCCGCGAGGTGGTGCTCATGTCCTTCAAGTGCGACCACTGCGGACACATCAACAACGAGATGCAGTCGGCATCGGAGATCCAAAAGTCCGGCATTCGCATCGAACTGGTGGTGCAATCCGTGGCCGATCTCAATAGGCGCGTGGTGCGCTCGGATAACTCCAGCATCAGCATACCGGAGGTGGAACTGGAGATTCCGGTGCAGTCGCAGAAGGGCGAGGTGACCACTGTCGAAGGCATCATCGAACGGACAATAGCCGGCTTGTCGCAGGATCAGGAGAAACGGCGCATCGATCATCCGGAGACAGCTGCTTCAATTGAAAGGTACATCGAGCGATTGCACCGCTTAAAGGAGGTGACAACGCCCTTTCACCTGCTCCTTGAGGACATATCCGGCAATAGTTTCGTCGAGAATCCGCTGGCACCTGTCGCCGATCCGCAGCTAAAGACTTCGTACTTCACACGCAGCCAGCAGCAGAACGAGCAATTGG GCCTGTACGAGCAGAATCACGAGGATCAGCACCTGCTGAAGCCCATTGCCGAGGACTCGTGGCCCATTGAGAATCTGCACGGCGAGGTGCTCCAGTTCCCCACCAATTGTCCCACCTGCCAGGCGCCCTGCGAGACGAACATGAAGCTGACAAACATACCGCACTTCAAGGAGGTGGTGATCATGGCAACCGTTTGCGGTGCCTGTGGCCACAAGACGAACGAAGTGAAGTCCGGCGGCGGAGTGGAGGCGCAGGGTGTACGCTTCCGCGTCCAGATTGCCAGCAAGGAGGATCTGACGCGCGATGTTCTCAAGTCGGAGACGTGCAGCTTGTCCATCCCTGAGCTGGACCTCGAGGTGGGTCCGCATGCCCTGTGCGGGCGATTCACTACCGTGGAGGGTCTGCTGGTGGCCATGCGGGATCAGTTGGACGGCACGCTTTTCCACGACTCCGCCGACGTCGCGACCAAGCAGCAGATGCAGCGATTCCTTGACACCTTCGAGGATGTCATGAATCTGAAGCGAGTCATTACGCTGGTGCTGGAGGATCCAGCCGGAAATACCTATGTGCAATCACTGAGCGATGACGACTCGGAGCCGGATGACAAGCTCACTGTGGAGCGGTACGATCGCTCCTACGAGGACAACGAGGATCTGGGCCTCAATGACATGAAGACCGAGGGCTACGAGCAGAAGACGTGA
- the LOC6619777 gene encoding uncharacterized protein LOC6619777 → MSASAARGSTSLLKRAWNEIPDIVGGSALALAGIVMATIGVANYYAKDGDNRRYKLGYVVYRHDDPRALKVRNDEDD, encoded by the coding sequence ATGTCCGCATCCGCTGCCCGAGGCTCCACATCGCTGCTGAAGCGCGCCTGGAACGAGATTCCGGACATCGTCGGCGGATCCGCCTTGGCCCTCGCCGGAATCGTTATGGCCACTATCGGAGTGGCCAACTACTATGCCAAGGACGGCGATAACCGGCGCTACAAGCTCGGCTACGTTGTCTACCGCCACGACGATCCGCGCGCCCTGAAGGTGCGCAACGACGAGGATGACTAG